The window ATCACAGTGTCAgttctccttgtgactttgggcaattTACTTTATCATCCTTTGCTtcgggcaccaaaattagattgtaagctctttagctCAAGGACTTATTCTGCCTGGAAATGTACAGCACTATATAAGGATAAATATCATTGTATATATCAGTCTTTATTGTGGTTATGTGCATCACTGAGACACATGACCACAATCTCctaatgtgtatatactgtgtgtatcagtgtttgttaGTACTGTACATTTGTGCAGTGGTTAAAGAGCTTTAGGTGCAGACATTAGGGGTCAGTAGCTATATGTGGGAGAGGACACAATTAAGCCTTCTGCCTCCAAAGGGTCCAGAAAAACGTGGTGTGTGCAGAACATTTGCCGTCTGCCTTCTATCATGTCCCTAGTTCCACTTATGTTGGTGCTGTGATAAAATGAAAAGTGCTTACCGATATAACATCTTCTCTACCATTTGTAATGGATCTTTCATCGTTAAGATgtagcagtgatggggttaatgaATACTTATTCTAGATGATCATTTTAATAAGTTTAGTGACAAATAGCCTGCTCTGGGTACTTAATACATAGTTAGATGGTAGACAGTGATCCAGTCCTGGTGTTGTATTCCCATTGGTTGGTCTGTTAGCAACTTTGATATAATTGAGTGTGACCTAAAGAAAGACCGGCCTGGATTACTCTCACTGGGACTGGAATTAGTTGGGGTGTGACATTTAGGTCCATATTAACTAAGTGGTGTTCTGACAGAAGTCCCATTAAAGTGGCTGAGCTGTAAGGTGTTTTCTCGCATTAGAAGGTGTAGCCCCATTTAGATAACATGGCTCATATTCCTTAGTCTatagcagcagcacaggaagcatTGAGCAATTGTACCTGAGCTGTATGTAGCTTTGTAGCCGGTCGCTGTAACAGCCGCATCACTGGCAAACTCAACGAGCATCTGGTTAGTGGAAGCGATCATTAGAGGGACCTGTCCTGTGCCACACGTCCTGTCCAGTAACACAGGGGACGTCTTACTGGGACCATCGTAAATCTTAATGTAGTCAGAGACGCAGTCTGGAGAGGACTGGACATCAAAGGCGTTAAACTTCAGGGAAACCTGGAAAAAAAACACGTGCAATTAATTACTTGTTTCGAACTTCTTGTCATACATGACCAATCAACAAAATGGAATAATTTCTATAAACTGTTTTATTTAATATTTGTATAccttttttatgtttttcttgGAAGATAAATGCCCATTTGCTTTGTATTTTAATTCCCCAAATACTTTGCTTTGGtgcatcttttttttaaaaattatttattggtatTTACCAGATAAAAGTAGATGGAAAGGAAACACAAACAATAATATTTAATTACCTGCCCAGATGGGGTTCTGATCAACCAAACACAGTTGGCGTTATTAGGATACGCAGAGGGGTAGTTGGCTGAGGTCATAGTCCCATTGATGTTAGAGAGCAaagtgccacagacacctgaaaAACAAAATAGGTGAATATTAATGTTAACAAAGATAGATGGACAATGTTAATGTTTTCTTTAATTCTACAAAGGCAGATAAAATAAGAGCAATATTTAATACTTCAATGTCCTCATGCTCAAATAAAACAAGCTACCATAACTGCATGCAGAATAAAACTCATTGAATCCTCACCACACTGATACAGCTTGTTAATTTTAGAGATGTCTAGAATACTCAGTCCATCTCTCTGTCCAATGGCGACAGATGCGTCAGGTTTGGGTACTATGGTGGCTTCTCCAGACGTGTTGCTGAATGCATACCTGAAACAGAGAGACATCTCATCATGAGAACATATGAAGCCATTCACTTCTCCAGGTGCCATGAAAACGTTACAAAGCAAATGGCCGAGCTCCAGCAACAAATGGTGAGCATCAGTCACTCTGGTACAGTTGTCCACTATTATGTATAATAGtatagacacagagagagtgtatggGGGTCTTACTTTGGGTAATGCATCACTGACGTACTGTATAGTCATATTCTAAGCCCAGGTTATTAGTGGCATGTGTCACAAAGTTACCAAGGTTTTCTGTAAAAGGAAAAACGCAGGTAAATATGTGTTAGAGAGTACAGTAGGTCTAATGCTCAAATGCTGAACATCTTAATGGGTTTCTTCCACTGTTACCTTGTCGGATCTGTGTATCTGGATACAGGCAgccctcggttatccgacacaatgcgttactcaaaatggcgttggatagcaaaacgtcttaaagcgaaacacgttttcccataggaacactgaaggcatttttaacactaaagtacaccaaatattttacgcaggcaataagatatgcagcacacacataaattatatagtgtatatactgtattatatatattgtgatgccaacaccacattgcagtctcttttatcccaaatgaggcaggaaacacgGTATATctttatacttggggtttatttgcagggataaataatatgaataggcccaccgtccttttaagaaaaaccaaataataaaatcaaatcctatttccattaggaaagctaactgACTTCTCGGctccaacccttactaacccggctgctagctaagccagttgtcagcccaaaacatgccctagcATAAGCAATAAGGTAACAGCAGTCtttgtaaacaatagaaagggttgtgcttatcttagtccatctggtgatgtccctgcttcagcacagtctatcgtccttccttcttctctttgggattccaccccacgggagctcagggaaactgctgtgttcctctgtaaccagccgtcactgcttcagcacagctctctcagcagtgtctctcagcagtgtctctcagcagtgtctcagaCTTCTTTAGCCAGCTCCTGGTAGCTGGGAagattctctgtctctccccttctctgggaaaaactgtctctctgtgccttgcagcttccagccttttaaagcacttcctgactattcagaacaggctgattagcttcattagttatcacctcaatagcctttccaaggaggattaaattaactctttgtggtgaaaaagtccaatagcttccccattcagcccctagaggacagcgatggcaccacaatatatataatataacataataaataatataatattatatagtataatataatattatataatatatatattatatacacataaacaactttgcaaagcgttgtaagagcgttggataagccgttttggcgttgtaaaaatgaatatagatatgcattgcatagcgttgaataagccattcgttgtaaaatgaagcgttgtaaaacgaggactgcctgtataagaTTAATACACTATTCTGAAAGAACACATTACAACCTGATGAAAAAGGTAGTTACATTTGATGCAGACTTGTCATAGCTTTTAATTAAAGAAACAATATCTTCATAGATGTTACTGAGTGTATGCATAAAGTACATGAAGAAGGGATGTGAGCGTTGGAAAGATCTGTACACGCTGGTATATCTATAAAGCAAACAATTATATTAATAGGTAACATATCTACCCAACTCTAGGACCAATGTTTTATTATATTTGATGCAGAAGAGTGGAATAATGAATTATTAACACAATGCATGTCGCTAATGTTAATCTCTGAAGAATGGTCTTTATGACATATATAAAAGATACAACAGCACATTTCTCAGTATACCTCACACCATAACAGACTTCTATACAATTGTAGGGGGATGCTCACACGCTGTATCACATTATAGCATGACATACAGTATTCTGTAACAGCAAATGGAGCAGGTAGCATCCTGTGCTTTACCTGGTGCGATATACTGGGTCATGATACTGACATAGTTATCACGGTCACTTCTGCACTGCTCATGGAAGAAGCCCAGGACATGGTTTAGCTCGTGCTGGATGATTCATCTCTGCATGCAGCCACCTTTACTCAGAGACACCACCTGAGCACCACCCAATCTTCCAACGTAGGACCAGCAGCTGGAGAAGACATAGAACAAGTGGACAATGAGAAGCCTGTCCATACAGGTCCATTGAAACACTAATTTCCCAGTAGTGCATGTATCCACTGCTCAGTAATGTTATCATGTTACAATGGCTGGTGTAAGAGTACATGATTTGACCTTACTTATACCCACTGTTTTAAAAAAGGACAATCCTCGGTAAAAATTAGGAGACGTCAACTTTTTCTTGCTGTGTAAAAGCCAGTAAAAAAGGAGAGAAAACCTATAAACAGAAGGCACGATCAGGCAGGCAGTTTTATACTTAGTAAAATGAAAGGGAGTCAGAAAAGATGGTCTTGATTGGGAAAGGGAATTCTGTGTCCACAAAATAGAGATAGATGAGTTAAACACGGTGGACAAATACGATGGACAGATATGAATGGATAGCTAAAATGCTAAATATAGTCAGAGATAAGGAGTCAGTAATTAAGCTGCGATAGTGGTGATCAAATCCGCAAACGCCATCTGCTTTATTTTAGCTGGCTAAATAGCTGATAGATGCATCTGAGTCTGGACCAAGTCGTGAACTGTGGGAGATGGGAGTTTGGGTTTATTTGTCTCTTGAGAAAAACTGAACCAAGCCCTTTTCTAAATGCCACATAGCGATCCATTGCGCCTATCCCGAGGTGCTGCAAAACCTACCCGCCTTCAGACTTAATGTTGATGAAGTCTTTCTCTGTCGTCCAAGGTACAAAGCGCACACAGGTCAAGGTTTCAAACTCCTGCATGGCCGACCTAAACAAAGAGATCTGCTCGGCATCTGCGTGAGGAAGGAGTGAGAAGGACAGGTCAGGAAGCAGAAGTTTGGCTTGGAGAGCGGGGGTCAATGAATGGCAGTCTAACACAGAAGAAGTGGTATCTCACTGTAATCAGAGGAGAGGTTATAAGGAACGATGACACTCCCCGTAGAAGATCTTGGCCAGATGCAGGTTGGACAGTTAATGGCGCTACGACCGGGTTTAATGACGATGTCCCCCTGGTGCATCAGCTGCGTACTGCCTGGATGTGCAATGAAAAGAAAGGCCGGAGCGTCACATCCCATTCAAAGTGTTCCCTCCCGAGATATCTAGTCATTGTGTTGGTTATTACAGAGGTGACAGTGACATCGCTAAACCTGTTTTAGTCTTCATTTACCCATGTCATGGATACAGATTTAAACGTGTCACTAATAAGGGTTCGTATTATGGGGTGTGAATTTATTGAAATAAAAAGACCATGGAAACGAAAAAAACTAAGATTTTCTTGGACAAAAAGTAAATAGTTAACTCTAGACCAGGCCAGCACaaatccagtcctcgagggccgcaaacaggccaggttttcaggatatccctagttcagcacagctggctcaattagtggctcagtatgactgttTGCGGTCCTCGAGGACAGGAGTGGTGCAGGTCTGATCTAGATACAGGAAGGGGGACCTTCCAAAAATACATGTATTTGAAACTGAAATGGAACAGCAGGTTTGTAAATGAAAGCAGTGATACTCCATTCCCCTATTACGCTGCTGCTTACGCTGCTTTTACCCAATAATAACCCATTTCCACGTACCTCCGGGCACTATTCACAGATGATCCTTGAAGTGGTTTACAGGCATTAAAAGTAATAACAGCTACAGAAATAAATTAGTGCCCCAATATATTACTATAAATATACGATGGGCTGAGGAAGCAGCTTAGTGCTAATGCTATATATGAATATAGTATGGTAGCCACTGCCCTTGAACCCGGCtgaaatcccagtgtcagctgctCGTGTGAGCACTttactgtatctccctgtgcctcgggcaccaaaattagattgtaagttctatggggcagggacttattGTGCCTGCAAAACTCTAAGCACACTGCTGTATAAGAAAAATAGTATtcgtatacagtacatattatatTTGTGACCTGTTTTTTCGGTATATTACACATGCACAGACGGTGCACAGCGCAATGTGTCACTTGTCATTGAGAACCACAAACATACAATGCTGTGTTCAGACTCTTCCCGGTTCCCTTATGACCCTCATACTTCACATAGATCAAACACCACATTGTACGGCTGCTGTTAGTGACGTATTGTTACCTATGTTTGCCTCCGCAATCATGCTGAAGATGTCCTTGGATTGCGATGGTTCATTAGCTCCTATAAATAACAGAGAAGTCAATTACACATCTTGTAATATTAACTGGgatcatctatatatatattacctaCAGGTGAAGCCGGCGACATTGTTCCCTCTGGTGCGCTATATTGTgaaatcctggatggccctccgccgccttaaacttaacatggcaaaaacagagctcctcatacttcctcccaaacctggccctactacctccttccacattactgttggaagtattatcattcacccagtagattcctctctcacattctcctctcacattcaaaacgtttccaAAACTTGTtcctttttcctccgcaatatcacaaagatatgcccgttcctctgttgctcgactgctaaaactctgactcaggccctcattctctcctgtcttgattactgtaacatcctgctgtccggccttcctgcctctcacctgtctcccctacaatctatcctaaacgctgctgccagaatcactctactctttcctaaatctgtctccacgcgtctcccctcctgaaatccctctcctggcttcctatcaaatcccgcatctcacactcaattctcctcctcacttttaaagctttacactcttctgctcctccttacatctcagccctaatttctcgctatgcaccaccccgactcttgcgttcttctcaaggatgtcttctttctaccccctttgtatctaaagccctctcccgcttaaACCTTTCTGCCCAACTCACTGTCTGcccaacacctctggaatgcccttcccctcagcacccgactagcaccctctctatccacctttaagacccaccttaagacacacttgcttaaagaggcatatgaatagcactgtggataatactggacactagtgatgtaccgagtaccggGTACTACCCGTTACCCGGCGGCTTTTCAGCTACCCGTAAATTACCCAGACACGGCAGCTGGAAAGTGGACCCAGCGCCGGGaatccgggtaatgtcagggtagttgaAAAGTATCTCTTACTTACCAAGCCTGCGTggacatctgaacaggtaagcagaggtgcgcGGGTGGTGGGCagtccaataggaaagcttctcctgctccggtcacatggtcccagctcacagtgcagtatggagtcctgcagctcccgcgcgggctcCACACTGACGCTGATGCCGCCCCACCGCCCCtgcacctctgcttacctgttaaGATGTTGCCGCAGGCTTCCTCCACCCCAGATAAGTTTCCACCAcccccaggtaagtgaaaaaccgGGTAGCCGGGTACCCGACCAGGTACAAGGTGCCAAATCCTCCaggtacccgttacccggttttaaaaaaatgtaggacccggtccaacactactgaacacatgatacttaaagcttggccccctgcagatgcacttcccagaactccctcctactgtctctgtacgttctccctacctaccaattagactgtaagctcctctgggcagggactcctcttccttaatgttacttctatgtctgaggcacttattcccatgatctgttatttgtattatttgttatttatatgattaccacatgtattactactgtgaagcgctatgtacattaatggcgcgatataaataaagacatacatattcACCAACGCTGACATTAACTCCTATGGAAACTCATTATTCTTTGTTATAAACGGGGCACGCTGTAAACCTGGAGGAACAATGTCACGCGCTACGTCTTTATGAAATGCAAGGTGATCTTTTGGCAATGGTTGAGGGGGGGTGTATAATAATTAGTGGTACTGTGTCTGGTATTAAAAAAATCAGGATTTGTTTAACTGCGGAAAAGCTATTTGGACCATATATTAGACAGATCAATACAATATTTATAATTAGAaagcagaaagtgagacagaCTTCCTAAAATagacaattttttcttcaaaTAGTCAGAGGAACTATatgtatgtaaataaaaaaatagtgGTAACGGGATTGCAATTAAAAAATAGTGGTCGTCTATATCCACTAGGACCATTGCACCTCAATCACTGTCCTTTGGATTTGTACTTGGAAAATATAACTGCATCTTCATGTATAACTAAAGCAAATCCAACATCTTTCCTTTAATAAACCATATTAATATCATGTATCAATACATACGTTTGTTTTTTAAAGCATCACAGATTAGGCTTAGTCAAACAAATTGCCCCTCTTAGCACCAGTGTCTCTGCCCATCAGTATCTACGTCCATCAGTGTCTCTGTCCATCAGTGTCTATATctgtcgcggccaagtttatttgagcatttgcccggtctcggccgcgacagtaacctggcgcgcaccgggatgtcccgggcgcgcgccgaagcctcggaggagaggcccgccgatcggggcttccccctctccttaccgggtccgccgggtcccccggaacgtcccgccgccgtcctcacatccgcgcgacaccagggctccctcggggagccctgggcacgcatacaggcggcacaggcactcgatgacgcatgaccgcgcatcggtgatgcgcggcacgccgagggagtgcggctcgcaagccgggacatatcccggcttacGGAATGAGccacactcaaataaagtgtgccgcctgtgtacgtagacacactgatgcaaatacagacacactgatacacacattaccacactgatgcacacacaaagGCACTGATGCACATTGTTtgaacacagacacatacagttaTTTTTGTGGGGGAATTTAGTGGGATTGAGTTCCCGGCACGTTTTATATTAGAAATCAACATGAAACTCAATGTAGTGGTTAGGGGGGCTGAAAAATCACCTGTGAATGGATACATGCTTTTTTTTCTACCACAATTCATTATTTAAAGCTGAAGTATTCATTGCTGTTAAGGTATAAATTATGTTTTATTTGCTTAAGGGGAACatcactggatatatatacaatacgcaacaacaacaaaaaaaaacttacCTGACTTGCACTGAATATACTGTAATCTAGTTATAATTTACTGGTTTTCAGATCAATCTATTACCTGAGCCACTTATAGTTAGTGTTGAATTATCTGAATTGTCTTAGGAcctaatatataattatttaatgttATTGGAATCAGATGTTATAATTTTTCCCCAACTGGTCTAAAAGAACAAACTTTCTGGCTGAGGTAACAGTCCGTTCCTGCTTCTCCAACGTCTCTTGCTAACTGTTATATTTTGGACTGATGTATTAAGACCTTACCAGGATTTGATTTTGCTATCTCATTGAGGATGTCCTTTGTGTCTGATGCCTCTTTAGCTCCTGGACAAGAAGAGAACCTAGTCAGTGACCAAcatgaagagagagggggagggaagaccaAGAGACAGAGGCCaaaagagggagagaaaaagacacTGAGAGACTGAGGACAGTCTAAAAGAGAGGGTGCCAAAAAGAGAGGGTgccagaaagagagggagagagacaaaaggagaaaaggacaaaaaaagaacaaaaaaagaaagagagggagacagagagagacgaagactgagagagagagagagagagagagagggagacagagagagagagaaagagagagatcgcATTGCTCTTCTTACCTGGCTTTAATTTTGCTATTGCATTGAGGATGTTCTGGGTGTCTGATGCCTCTTTATCTCCTGGACAATAAGAGAACCTAATCAGTGATCAACAGAGACAGAGGACAAGAGAGGTAGAGGAAGCctaagtgagagagagacacagattgaAAATATAGAGATCAAGAGAGAGTGACAAAATAAAGAGAGAGAATCCaacagatggagagagagaaagagagggggagacaacaaaagagagaaagagacagaccaaaaaagagagagaggctaAAAGTGAGTGTGTAAGAGAGAGCCTATTGTCACTTACCAAGTTGTTCAAGGTTTgggaaaaaaatctgcaaaagaaACAAGTTTTTTTGCAATAGTTTGGATAAAGTTCTGGGCGAGTGATTCGCTGGTCACTGTATCATCTATAGGACACTGTATTATTTGTCTCGTTATTCCTTTACCTATCATTCAAATCTGTGGGGCTACAATCCGTAGTTATCCctaatcaggggtgctcaactccagtcctcaagccccccaagagatcaggttttcaggatatcccagcttcagcaccggtgactcaatcagtggctctgctgagctactgattgagccacctgtgctgaagcagggactgattgagccacttgtgttgAAGCTAGGATAtaatgaaaacctgacttgttggggggccttaaggactggagtgTAGCGCCCCTACCCTAATCCATCCTAATGTCCATATACACAACCCATAAATTGCTCACTGAAACAAGTGGTGTAAAATACATGAAATGTTGATGCTTGAAGACACGCAATTAACGTGCATCTCACAGAATCAGTTTAAGGGCAAGGAAGAGCAAAGACTGTTTTCTGAATGTGATCATTAGCTCAGTGTCTCACCTGTAAAGGAAAACTCATGGCAGGTCCCATCAGACACACTTGAATAGTGATGGAGATTCTCACATCCATCCTGTAGCTGTTTGAggatctctctgtgtctctgtcctgtgagGAATATCTGCTTCTCGTCTCTCTGTTGCTTTATGTTCATCCAACCGGAGGTGCTCCTTATATCCACTAATGGGTCAAAACCTCAACCAATCAGCAGTCAGAATGAGAGTTCTCAGGCGATACCAATGACTGGAAGAGATGCCCCAGGTTCTAGTCACGGCCGGTACTGCCGTAGAATCAGACTGACCGGTTCCTGATGTGTGACGTGGCGATTATTATAGACAGTGACCTTCAGGTTCTCCTTAGAAAGGATTTTCCATGTGTCATTTGGTCCCCAAACCAAGAGAAATTGTGATTTTTAATGTATACCACACTATTGTGTGTTCAGGATTTGGAAAGAGTAACAGGACAACGTTCAGTGGATATTAGGGCAAACACCCTAAACAGGTTTATACTATACACATTGTTCTATGCAAAAGTCATattacatacagggacaataaggatGATATTGtacctatattttattttatggctGGCACCATATTATATCTACATACAGCACTTGTATTTAAATGTCCTTATTACACTATAATCTGCTCTACATGCGTAATCACAGTAACATCTGTCTCTTTATATTTACCTATCTTTCTGCTAATATCACGCTTCTATAATTTTTCTCATGTAATATTCTGCATGTTCTTCACACATAAATATATTGGGGAAAACACTGATGTTACAGATGCGAAAATTCCAggtttaaatatacagtacaagccATTTTAATACCAGATCTTTAAACAGATGTTATCTTTTATGAACCCTCATTTCAAATGTCTTTTGTACATGCCAATTACAAATACATATCATAGGCTGAGCAACGCATACAATGTAACATCTGCAAAATCTACATGTAAAAGCAGCAATAACTGATCATTTTATTTATTCttaccatgtatttttttattacaacatTGGAACCAGGGGGCCCTGGAGAGCTTCCGGTGCTATTCTTGGCTCCGGGGACCCCCATGTTTCCCTTCAAGGAAAAGAAAATGGCAGCCAGATCTCCCAAatcctgctggccaataggatgCTACGTCATCCGCTTCAGCTTCCaattggacagccatttaaataCCCACCTAAAACATTGGTAAGTATTTTGAAAACAGTGTGTTCTCAGAGGACAAATATCGCGGTTTAGctccaggcccccacacctaccggcccgacATCCAGAGACCGGCAGACCAGACTACTCCTCTCGCCTTCAGTTaatgtctctgactctctccacTCCTACGCGCAGCGCTACAAACAGTTTTTGGCAAGTGCACACACAGCCCTCCGCAGCCGgctcctcattccccccccccccctatcggcatccaccttccccccccctaccggcatcaaccttcccccccacccccccaactggcatcaacctcccccccaacccccccaaccggcatcaaccttccccccccccaaccggcatccacctctccccccccccaaccggcatccacccccccccccacacctaccagCATCCATTGGACCTggcctgatcatccacaaggtaagtctttttttaatatgtattggggggggtgtcatgggagaggaggtttggcccggtattaaaggggttacaccccatttggccaccccctgctctcacttgggaagcaaggggttaactggactgcggtccagtaaggtgttttttccctgcttcagcaccgaaatgtatattcccctgtaaatgtgtattgttcccattccagtgtctgcaccaacacatacactgggattgatgcgagagggaaagggttaaggttaattCAATGTTTATAGTTCTTTGTTCTATTTTACCGCCTTTTCAgactccattttgcagctctccataggtcgccattgcagcccaatgcaaccttatggaaattccggcgatttgggcccgtttcggtagaagacctgcaggtggcgcccaagAGGAGGAGCTGCGGTTCCCCAATGTAAGTCattggagccattcatttcaatggggattcctcaacgccgacctccaggaacgggttggcagcgatccaaaccgcagaccgcaagagcggaaacattttcttaaagagagctttgatcacactgggttcaagttcaaacacaattggcgtgggaaacttaggttctagggcacccagaaataaaattatttttgcccctagaccctaggaacccccacactcgaccaccaccaggTCCAGGAATGAGGAACCCTTTAAAGGT is drawn from Ascaphus truei isolate aAscTru1 chromosome 7, aAscTru1.hap1, whole genome shotgun sequence and contains these coding sequences:
- the LOC142498883 gene encoding LOW QUALITY PROTEIN: embryonic protein UVS.2-like (The sequence of the model RefSeq protein was modified relative to this genomic sequence to represent the inferred CDS: deleted 2 bases in 1 codon; substituted 1 base at 1 genomic stop codon), with product MIAEANIGSTQLMHQGDIVIKPGRSAINCPTCIWPRSSTGSVIVPYNLSSDYNAEQISLFRSAMQEFETLTCVRFVPWTTEKDFINIKSEGGCWSYVGRLGGAQVVSLSKGGCMQRXIIQHELNHVLGFFHEQCRSDRDNYVSIMTQYIAPENLGNFVTHATNNLGLEYDYTTSVMHYPKYAFSNTSGEATIVPKPDASVAIGQRDGLSILDISKINKLYQCGVCGTLLSNINGTMTSANYPSAYPNNANCVWLIRTPSGQVSLKFNAFDVQSSPDCVSDYIKIYDGPSKTSPVLLDRTCGTGQVPLMIASTNQMLVEFASDAAVTATGYKATYSSVQCGGAFYAPTHNFTSPGYPTGYYPNLDCSWIITAPAGYKVSLKISDFYLEFGVSCRCDYLKIYDGDKTTSRLMRQYCGLVNVPILVTTGNSMLLKFHSDSTTEPRGFQASYTFVPPS